A region from the Vanacampus margaritifer isolate UIUO_Vmar chromosome 5, RoL_Vmar_1.0, whole genome shotgun sequence genome encodes:
- the slco1c1 gene encoding solute carrier organic anion transporter family member 1C1 yields MEVGTERGGMQKTRRTDDASRKTRPSSCSSLKMFLVALSFAYFAKALSGSYMKSTITQLERRFDIPSYLIGIIDGSFEIGNLLVIAFVSYFGAKLHRPKIIAMGCVLMSIGTFIIALPHFIIGRYEYESSAQWVVNSSLTPSPCSLGSAADLSQDSKLPEVPVTDCEGDSNLSMWIYVLLGNVLRGIGETPVQPLGISYIDDFASEENAALYVGCVQTISVVGPVFGYLLGSLCAKIYVDIGFVKLETITITPADFRWVGAWWLGYLIAGVITLLSAIPFWFLPRSLPVPGSQTPEKPEQTSFIKNSAPIKHKYPVEEHTSFIEMAKDFIPTLRTLLDHPVYLIYLCVTIIQLNSLIGMVTYKPKYIEQHFRQSASKANFLMGVINIPAVALGIFSGGLLMKKMKLNIMGAAKFAFVTSFLGYVLSLFFFVMSCENAKIAGVTLPYDSVEGIFYDKHSVFTTCNSNCFCSANNWDPVCGGNGVTYVSPCLAGCTVSTGSGKNTVFSNCSCVGAAANLTANTGQCHDKDDCDRMFPYFLALSVITSFIISLGGTPGYMLLIRCIKPQLKSFALGFHALATHTLAGIPAPIYFGAIIDTTCLKWGQKRCGGRGACRIYNTTKYRIAYLGLTLGLRTISFLICIPGFILLSRQLKKEENDSLRKSLANGGTELEALRKEECVISNSETLQRTSENGTERETRL; encoded by the exons ATGGAGGTTGGAACAGAGCGTGGCGGCATGCAGAAGACTCGACGCACTGACGATGCATCCAGAAAAACACGCCCCTCATCCTGCTCCAGTCTTAAG ATGTTTCTGGTGGCTCTGTCCTTCGCCTATTTCGCAAAGGCTCTGTCGGGGAGCTACATGAAGAGCACGATAACTCAGCTGGAGAGACGCTTTGACATTCCCAGTTACCTAATAGGAATCATTGACGGAAGCTTTGAAATTG GTAACCTGTTAGTCATAGCCTTTGTCAGTTACTTTGGTGCCAAGCTCCATCGGCCAAAGATCATTGCCATGGGTTGTGTGTTGATGTCAATTGGTACCTTCATCATTGCTCTGCCCCACTTCATCATCGGGCG TTATGAATATGAATCATCAGCGCAGTGGGTTGTGAATTCAAGCCTTACCCCGTCCCCGTGTTCACTGGGCTCCGCAGCTGACCTCAGCCAAGATAGTAAATTACCCGAAGTGCCAGTGACAG ATTGTGAAGGAGATTCCAACCTGTCCATGTGGATATATGTGCTCCTGGGAAATGTCCTACGAGGGATTGGCGAGACCCCTGTTCAACCCCTTGGAATCTCCTACATAGATGACTTTGCTAGTGAGGAGAATGCTGCTTTATATGTGg GCTGTGTACAGACCATCTCTGTGGTGGGGCCCGTCTTCGGCTACCTGTTGGGCTCCTTATGTGCAAAGATTTATGTGGATATTGGATTTGTAAAACTGG AAACCATCACAATCACCCCAGCAGATTTCCGCTGGGTTGGAGCCTGGTGGTTAGGCTACCTCATAGCTGGCGTCATCACCCTACTTTCTGCCATTCCTTTCTGGTTTCTACCACGCTCGTTGCCCGTTCCAGGCTCACAAACCCCGGAAAAGCCAGAGCAGACAAGTTTTATTAAAAACTCCGCCCCCATCAAACACAAGTATCCAGTGGAGGAGCACACCAGTTTCATAGAGATGGCCAAAG ATTTTATCCCAACCTTACGGACCCTGTTGGACCACCCTGTTTATTTGATCTACTTGTGTGTGACAATCATCCAGCTCAACTCGCTTATTGGCATGGTCACCTACAAACCCAAATACATCGAGCAGCACTTTCGGCAATCCGCCTCAAAGGCCAACTTTCTAATGG GTGTGATTAATATCCCCGCGGTTGCACTTGGGATTTTTTCTGGAGGCCTCCTGATGAAGAAAATGAAGCTGAACATAATGGGAGCAGCCAAGTTTGCTTTTGTTACGTCATTCCTCGGTTACGTCCTTTCATTGTTCTTCTTTGTGATGAGCTGTGAGAATGCCAAAATAGCCGGAGTGACACTTCCATACGACAG CGTGGAGGGCATATTTTATGACAAGCACTCTGTTTTCACCACCTGCAACTCCAACTGTTTTTGTTCAGCAAATAACTGGGACCCAGTCTGTGGAGGGAATGGCGTCACATATGTTTCTCCCTGTCTTGCTGGCTGTACCGTCTCCACCGGCTCAGGGAAAAACACA GTCTTCTCGAACTGCAGCTGTGTGGGTGCGGCCGCTAACTTGACAGCCAATACGGGTCAGTGCCACGATAAGGACGACTGTGACAGGATGTTCCCGTACTTCTTGGCCCTCTCCGTCATCACATCCTTCATCATCTCGCTGGGTGGAACGCCAGGATACATGCTTCTCATCAG GTGCATCAAACCACAACTGAAATCATTTGCTTTGGGATTCCACGCTCTAGCGACACACACGCTTG CCGGAATCCCAGCACCCATTTATTTTGGAGCAATCATTGACACCACATGTCTAAAATGGGGTCAGAAACGTTGTGGTGGAAGAGGAGCTTGTAGAATCTACAACACTACTAAGTACAG GATAGCCTACCTGGGCCTGACTTTGGGCCTGCGGACAATCTCGTTCCTAATTTGCATTCCCGGCTTCATCCTGCTCAGCAGGCAGCTGAAGAAGGAGGAAAACGACAGCCTTCGTAAATCTCTAGCCAATGGCGGAACAGAGCTGGAAGCGCTTAGAAAGGAAGAATGTGTGATCTCAAATTCCGAGACGTTACAAAGAACGTCAGAAAACGGCACAGAGCGTGAGACACGACTGTGA